One Cryptosporangium minutisporangium DNA segment encodes these proteins:
- a CDS encoding enolase C-terminal domain-like protein has translation MTTSIVELETRDVRFPTSRFLDGSDAMNPFPDYSAAYLVLRTSDGAEGHSLVFTVGRGNDVQVAAIQALSSLVVGLPVDEVLGDLGAFGRRLAGDSQFRWLGPDKGVIAMATGAIVNAAWDLRARREGLPLWQLLAGLSPEEIVGLVDFRYLRDALTPAEALDLLRAASDGRAARERRLLADGYPAYTTTPGWLGYDDEKLARLSKEAVADGFRMIKLKVGSDLSDDLRRLRIARDAVGSDVPIAVDANQIWGVDEAIEWMAALAPYRPYWIEEPTSPDDILGHARIRQAVGPIRVATGEHGANPVLFKQLLQAHAIDVVQIDATRVGGINDNVAILLLAAKFGVPVCPHAGGVGLCEMVQHLAMFDYMAVSATQDGRMIEYVDHLHQHFVDPVELRGGRYRAPTTPGIGARMHAASLAEFTYPDGPAWASST, from the coding sequence GTGACGACCTCGATCGTCGAGTTGGAGACGCGGGACGTGCGGTTCCCCACCTCACGTTTCCTCGACGGCTCGGACGCGATGAACCCGTTCCCCGACTACTCGGCGGCCTATCTGGTGTTGCGCACCAGCGACGGCGCCGAAGGCCACTCGCTCGTCTTCACGGTGGGCCGGGGCAACGACGTGCAGGTCGCCGCCATCCAGGCGTTGTCGTCCCTGGTGGTCGGGTTGCCGGTGGACGAGGTCCTCGGTGACCTCGGCGCGTTCGGACGGCGGCTGGCCGGCGACAGCCAGTTCCGCTGGCTCGGCCCGGACAAGGGCGTCATCGCCATGGCCACCGGTGCGATCGTCAACGCCGCCTGGGACCTGCGGGCCCGCCGGGAAGGGCTCCCGCTCTGGCAGTTGCTCGCCGGGCTCTCCCCCGAGGAGATCGTCGGCCTGGTCGACTTCCGCTACCTGCGCGACGCCCTCACGCCGGCCGAGGCCCTGGACCTGCTGCGAGCCGCATCCGACGGCCGCGCCGCACGGGAACGCCGGTTGCTGGCCGACGGCTACCCCGCCTACACGACCACCCCCGGCTGGCTCGGCTACGACGACGAGAAGCTGGCCCGACTGTCGAAGGAAGCCGTGGCCGACGGCTTCCGGATGATCAAACTCAAGGTCGGCAGCGACCTCTCGGACGATCTGCGCCGGCTGCGGATCGCCCGCGACGCGGTGGGCTCCGACGTTCCGATCGCGGTCGACGCCAACCAGATCTGGGGAGTCGACGAGGCGATCGAGTGGATGGCCGCGCTCGCGCCGTACCGTCCCTACTGGATCGAAGAACCCACCTCACCGGACGACATCCTCGGGCACGCGCGGATCCGGCAGGCGGTCGGCCCGATCCGGGTCGCCACCGGTGAGCACGGCGCCAATCCGGTGCTGTTCAAACAACTGCTCCAAGCACACGCGATCGACGTCGTCCAGATCGACGCCACCCGGGTCGGCGGCATCAACGACAACGTCGCGATCCTGCTGTTGGCCGCGAAGTTCGGCGTGCCGGTCTGTCCGCACGCCGGCGGGGTCGGCCTCTGCGAGATGGTGCAGCACCTGGCGATGTTCGACTACATGGCGGTCAGCGCCACCCAGGACGGCCGGATGATCGAGTACGTCGACCATCTGCACCAGCATTTTGTCGACCCCGTCGAGCTGCGCGGCGGCCGGTACCGCGCCCCGACGACGCCCGGCATCGGCGCCCGCATGCACGCCGCGTCGCTGGCCGA
- a CDS encoding FadR/GntR family transcriptional regulator, whose amino-acid sequence MSLTDEAIARIRGLIQAGDLAPGSRLPPENQLAAQLGISRNSMREAVKALQFARVLDARPGDGTYVTSLAPDLLLGGLGSAVELLRDDTLLEVMEIRSMLEPAATSAAALRITADDLAELEFLLGRMRASAADAEELVRYDMDFHRTVVAATGNQSLTSVLDGLSGRTARARVWRGLLNADAAAQTLAEHQAIYDALAAGDPELARAAALLHVSSSARWLRHALAEGSAGSMVGPALDPGR is encoded by the coding sequence CTGTCGCTGACCGACGAGGCGATCGCCCGCATCCGCGGTCTCATCCAGGCCGGCGACCTCGCGCCCGGTAGTCGGCTGCCCCCGGAGAACCAGCTGGCCGCGCAGCTCGGCATCTCCCGCAACTCGATGCGGGAGGCGGTCAAGGCGCTGCAGTTCGCCCGCGTGCTCGACGCCCGGCCGGGCGACGGCACCTACGTCACGAGCCTCGCTCCCGATCTCCTGCTGGGCGGGCTCGGCTCGGCGGTCGAGCTGTTGCGTGACGACACGCTGCTCGAGGTGATGGAGATCCGCTCGATGCTCGAGCCGGCCGCCACCTCCGCCGCGGCTCTCCGAATCACCGCCGACGACCTCGCCGAACTGGAGTTCCTACTCGGACGGATGCGCGCCTCGGCCGCCGACGCCGAGGAGTTGGTCCGCTACGACATGGACTTCCACCGCACCGTGGTGGCCGCGACCGGCAACCAGTCCCTCACGTCGGTTCTGGACGGGCTCTCCGGGCGAACCGCGCGGGCCCGGGTGTGGCGTGGACTGCTCAACGCCGATGCGGCGGCGCAGACGCTCGCCGAGCATCAGGCGATCTACGACGCGCTCGCCGCCGGCGACCCCGAACTGGCCCGCGCGGCAGCGCTGCTGCACGTCAGCTCCTCCGCGCGGTGGCTGCGGCACGCGCTGGCGGAGGGATCCGCCGGCTCGATGGTCGGTCCGGCGCTCGACCCCGGTCGCTGA
- a CDS encoding FAD-dependent monooxygenase, whose amino-acid sequence MSDADVIIVGAGPTGLMLAGELCLAGVRPLVLERHPQIRDIPKASGLGGQILELLRYRGLLAWFSSASDDPHPPLRVPFGGVHVDLTELVESPLHAMAIPQSRLERLLDERACELGAEIRRGHEVTGVSQDGATVTVDVRGPAVPYQVSTGYLVGCDGPRSRVRDLTGIPFPGTTYPEVNRLGVVTVPDSVTRLDNGDLEVPGLGTIRTGFTRTERGLFGFGGANGGTMSVFTIEDEPVEYDDDEPMTLPEFRASVRRVLGGDLPLGEARRLSRWQFQDRQAERYRDGRVLLAGDAAHLLPATGAALNLGMLDAVNLAWKLAAEIQSWAPPGLLGTYHDERQYAGARALLQTRAQVALRRGHDPAADALRQVFQELLVDEPARRRIGALIAGADLRYPGGNSHPLIGTFAPDLTLQTDRGETSVAGLLDRARPVFLDLAGRTDLRDIAGDWADRVEIRTAKTDDRPADALLIRPDAHVAWVAAVSEPADTAAPALREALTHWFGAPLEPGG is encoded by the coding sequence GTGAGCGATGCCGACGTGATCATCGTGGGCGCCGGCCCGACGGGCCTGATGCTCGCCGGTGAGCTGTGCTTGGCGGGCGTGCGACCGCTGGTGCTGGAGCGGCATCCGCAGATCCGGGACATCCCGAAAGCCAGTGGGCTCGGCGGTCAGATCCTGGAGCTCCTGCGCTACCGCGGGCTGCTGGCCTGGTTCAGCTCGGCCAGCGACGATCCTCACCCGCCTCTGCGAGTCCCGTTCGGTGGGGTGCACGTCGACCTCACCGAACTGGTGGAGTCCCCGCTGCACGCGATGGCGATTCCGCAGTCGCGACTGGAGCGCTTGCTCGACGAGCGCGCCTGCGAACTCGGCGCCGAGATCCGCCGCGGACACGAGGTGACCGGGGTGAGCCAGGACGGCGCCACGGTGACCGTGGACGTGCGTGGCCCGGCCGTTCCGTACCAGGTGTCCACCGGCTACCTGGTGGGCTGCGACGGTCCGCGCAGCCGCGTCCGTGACCTGACGGGCATTCCGTTCCCGGGTACTACCTACCCCGAGGTCAACCGGCTGGGTGTGGTCACCGTGCCCGACTCGGTGACCCGGCTGGACAACGGCGACCTCGAGGTTCCCGGGCTGGGCACGATCCGCACCGGCTTCACCCGGACCGAGCGCGGTCTGTTCGGGTTCGGCGGAGCGAACGGCGGCACGATGTCGGTCTTCACCATCGAGGACGAGCCCGTCGAGTACGACGACGACGAACCGATGACGCTTCCCGAGTTCCGGGCCAGCGTCCGGCGGGTGCTCGGCGGGGATCTGCCGCTCGGCGAGGCGCGGCGGCTGTCGCGCTGGCAGTTCCAGGACCGGCAGGCCGAGCGGTACCGGGACGGGCGGGTCCTGCTGGCCGGCGACGCCGCCCACCTGCTTCCCGCCACCGGCGCGGCGCTCAACCTCGGCATGCTCGACGCGGTGAACCTCGCCTGGAAGCTGGCCGCGGAGATCCAGAGCTGGGCACCGCCCGGCCTGCTCGGGACCTACCACGACGAGCGGCAGTACGCCGGTGCCCGTGCGCTGCTCCAGACCCGTGCTCAGGTCGCCCTGCGGCGCGGACACGACCCCGCTGCCGACGCGCTCCGTCAGGTCTTCCAGGAACTGCTCGTCGACGAGCCGGCGCGGCGCCGGATCGGAGCCCTCATCGCCGGCGCCGACCTCCGCTACCCCGGCGGGAACTCGCATCCGCTGATCGGCACGTTCGCACCCGATCTCACGCTGCAGACCGACCGGGGCGAGACCAGCGTCGCCGGGCTGCTGGACCGCGCCCGGCCGGTCTTCCTCGACCTGGCCGGTCGCACCGATCTCCGGGACATCGCGGGGGACTGGGCGGACCGCGTCGAGATCCGTACCGCCAAGACCGACGATCGACCGGCCGACGCCCTGCTGATCCGCCCGGACGCCCACGTCGCCTGGGTGGCGGCGGTCAGCGAACCGGCGGACACCGCGGCGCCCGCGCTCCGCGAAGCGCTCACCCACTGGTTCGGCGCGCCCCTGGAGCCGGGGGGCTGA